From the genome of Amycolatopsis granulosa:
GGCCGGGTCCGGACCGAGCCGGGCACCAAGCGGGTACGGGCGGTCTTCGGCGGGCAGGTCGTCGCCGACACGCTCCGCCCGCTCCTGGTGTGGGAGGTGCCCTACTACCCGGCCTACTACATCCCGCGCAAGGACGTGCGGGACGACTACCTGGTCGCCACCGGCGAGACGGCGCATTCGCCGAGCCGGGGCGACGCCGAGGTGCTCACCGTGCGGGTGGGTGATCGCGAGGCTCCCGCCGCGGCACTGGACTACACCGGCTCGCCGCTGGACGGGCTGGCGGGGCACGTGCGGCTCGACTTCGGCGCGATGGACTCGTGGTTCGAGGAGGACGAGGAGATCTTCGTGCACCCGCGCGACCCGCACACCCGGGTCGACATCCTCGCCAGTTCCCGGCACGTGCGGATCGAGATCGACGGGGTGACCGTCGCCGAGTCGCGCAGCCCCCGGTTGCTGTTCGAGACCGGTCTGCCGACCCGGTACTACCTGCCCAAGACCGACGTGCGGCTGGATCTGCTCGAGCCGAGCGACACCATCACGCGCTGCCCCTACAAGGGCGAGGCCGGGTACTACTCGGTGCGCGTGGGGGACACGCTGCACGAGGACGTGGTCTGGTACTACCGGGCGCCGCTGCCGGAGAGCCAGAAGGTGCAGGGGCTCGTCGCGTTCTACGACGAGAAGGTGGACGTCTACCTCGACGGTGTCCGGCAGGAGCGGCCCCGGACGAAGTTCGCCTGACCGCGGACTTCGTGGTGCGCACCGAGCACCGGGTGCAGCCGCTGGCCGGGAGCCGCACCCGCGTGCGCTACCGCACCCTGATCACCGGGCCGGCCGCCGACGCGGTCGGCCCGGAGCTGGGCCCGGCGATCACCGGCGACTTCCCCGCGGTGCTCGCCGCACTCGTCCGGCGCGCGGAGGGCTGAGCGGTGCCGCTCGACCCCGACGCGAGCCCGGTTTCCTGCTCTGGCACGTCACGCTGCGGTGGCAGCGGGAGATCACCGCCGCGCTGGCGCCGCTCGGCCTCACGCACGTGCAGTTCGTCCTGCTCGCCACCACGTGGTGGATGAACACCCACGGCGAGGTACCCAACCAGCTCACCCTGGCCGGCCGGGCTGGTACCGACGTGAAGATGGCCTCGCAGGTCCTGCGCAAGCTCGAGGACAAGGACCTGATCCGGCGCGAGGTGGACCGCGCCGACACGCGGGCCAAGCGGCTGCGCACCACCGCACGTGGCGCCGAGCTGGCCCGCGAGGCGGTCGAGCGGGTGGAGGGGGTGGACGGGGCGTTCTTCCGGTCCGTGCCCGACACCGGTGCCCTGATCGGGATGCTGCGCACCCTCGCCGCCGCCGGGCCCGGCTAGTCTTCGGGCATGTCCGACGAGCGCCTGTACTTCCGCCAGCTGCTGTCCGGCCGCGACTTCGCGGTGGGCAACCCGGTGGCCAGGCAGATGGCCAACTTCGCCTACCTGATCGGCGACCGGGAGACGCGGGAGGCCGTGATCGTCGACCCGGCCTACGCCGTGGGCGACCTGCTGGACGTGCTCGCCGCCGACGACATGCGGCTGGCCGGGGTGCTGGCCACCCACCACCACCCCGACCACGTCGGCGGCACCATGATGGGCTTCACCCTGGCCGGCCTGCCGGAGCTGCTCGCGCGCGAGAGCGTGCCGGTGCACGTCAACCGCAACGAGACGGACTGGGTCCAGCGGGTCACCGGCGTGTCCGCCACCGACCTGACCGGGCACGACCACGACGACGTGGTCGAGGTGGGCGCGATCGCCATCCGGCTGCTGCACACCCCCGGCCACACCCCGGGCAGCCAGTGCTTCCTGGTCGGCGACCGGCTCGTCGCGGGGGACACGCTGTTCCTCGAGGGGTGTGGCCGTACGGACTTCCCCGGCGGCGACGCCGAGGCGATGTACCACAGCCTGCGCTGGCTGGCCGGCCTGGCGGGCGACCCGGTGGTCTACCCCGGGCACCAGTACTCGCCCGCCCCGTCGGCGCCGCTGTCGACGGTCAGGGAGAACAACTTCGTCTACCGGCCGCGCAACCTCGACGAGTGGAAGACGATGTTCGGCGGTTAGAGGAACTCCCGGGCGACCCGCTCGCCGAGCCGGGCCAGCAGCGGAGCGGGGTCGCTGAGGCAGCGCCGCACGTCGGGCTCGATGTCGGTCAGCGCGTACGCCGCGGTGAAACCCGCCGCCGTCAGCGCGTCCGGTGCCAGCGTGGTGCGCCCGGCCAGCGCCACCACCGGGATGCCGCGCTCGGCCGCGGCCGCGGCGATGCCGGCCGGGCCCTTGCCGCGCAGGGTCTGCTCGTCCAGCGAACCCTCGCCGGTGATCACCAGGTCCGCGCCTGGCAGCTTGTCCGCCAGCCCGGTCAGCTCCAGCACCACGTCGATGCCCGGGCGGAAGGACGCGCCGAGCAGCGCCAGCGCGAACCCGGTGCCCCCGGCCGCCCCGGCACCCGGCACGTTCGCCACGTCGGCGCCGTGCGCCCGCACGACCTCCGCCAGGCGATGCAGCGCGGATTCCAGCAGATCGACGTCCTCCGGGGCAGCACCCTTCTGCGGCCCGTACACCGCCGCCGCGCCGTGCTCGCCCAGCAGCGGGTTGTCCACGTCGCTGGCGACCAGCAGCTCCACGTCCCGCACCCGCGCGTCCAGGCCGTCCAGGTCGACCCGCGCCAGCCGCCGCAGCGCGGCCCCGCCCAGCGGCAGCTCGTCGCCGTCCTCGTCCAGCAGGCGCGCGCCCAGCGCCCGCAACAGCCCGGTACCGCCGTCGGTGCTCGAACTGCCACCCAGCCCCAGCACCAGCCGGGTCGCGCCGGCGTCCAGGGCGGCGCGCATCAGCTCGCCGACGCCGAGCGTGGTCGCGGTCAGCGGGGCAGGCTCGTCCAGCAGCGCCAGCCCGGACACCGCCGCCAGCTCGATCACCGCGGTCCCGCCCCGGCGGGCGTAGCCGGTCCCGACCGGCTCGCCGGCCGGTCCGCTCGCCCGCGCTGGCACGAACTCGAACCCGGCGGCCACGGCGGCGGCCACCGTCCCGTCGCCGCCGTCGGCGATCGGGCACTCCACCACCTCGGCGTCACCGCGGCCACGGCGGAGCCCGGAAGCGATCGCGGCCGCCACCTGGTCGGCGGGCAGGGTGCCCTTGAACTTGTCCGGAGCGACGATCACCCGGGGACGGCTCACACCTGCGCCCCGTCGCCGTCCGTCGGACCCTGCTTGACCCGCAGCAGCAGCAACGCGATCGCGATCGCGACCGCCAGGATGCCCAGCGGTGTCGCGACGGTGGTGCTCACGCCCACCACACCGGGTGCGATCAGCAACAACAGTCCGGCCAGGAAGAACAGCAGCACGACGAACGCGCCCTTGCCCGGCCGCGGCAGCGGCGGCGGCTCCGGCGGAACGTAGTGCTCCTCGTCGGAGGAGCCGGCCGGGTCGTCGCCCAGCACGGTGTCCTCCCAGGGGGTGCCGCCGGTGCGCCAGTTCGCCTCGGCGGCCGGCTTCTCCGGCTCCGCCGGCTTGTCCGGCTCCGAGCGCGCGGGGGCGCGCTCGGTTTCGACGTCGTCGACCAGGCCGACCCCCTCGGCCCGCAGGTCCGCGACGATCGCCGCGAACGTGGCGTCGACGTCGTCCGGGTCGGGTACGCGTGAGTTCATCGGGCCCCCACTTGTCCCGGGTCGCGGACCGCTTCCACGAAATCGACACTACGCCGGAAGACGAGTGGCGCGTCGTGGTCCAGCGTCGCCACGTGAAAACTCTTCTCCAGCACCACTTCCGTCACGTCCCGGCTGCGGACGCCGTCGAGCACGATCCGGGCGTTCTCCGGCTCCACCACGTGGTCGACGAGCGAGTGCAGCAGCAGAAGCGGCTGCGTCACCTTCGGCAGATCGGCCCGCACGAGCTTCCACAGCCGCGAAAGGCTCGCCGCCGCCCGCACCGGCACCCGGTCGTAGGCCAGCTCGGTGACGCCCGGCTTGGCGATGTCGTTCGCGACGCCGCGCGACCAGGGCACCACCTTCGACAGCACCGGCAACAGCTTGGTGTCCCAGCTCAGCCGGGTCACCGACGGGTTGACCAGCACCAGGCCGGCGACCGCGTCCCCGTGCTGCTGGGCGATCCGCAGCGCGAGGGTGCCACCCATCGACTGGCCGAACACGAACACCGACGCGCACCGCTCGCGCAGCTCCAGGAACTCGCGCTCGACGGCGCCGTACCACTCGGGCCAGCCGGTCTTGTTCATCTCCTGCCAGGTCGTACCGTGCCCGGGCAGGCGGGGCAGCCGCACCGTGAAGTCGTGTGCGGCCAGGTGCTCGGCCCAGCCGCGCAGGCTCTGCGGAGTGCCGGTGAAGCCGTGGCACAGCAACACCCCGACCTCGGCCGAACCGGTGTGCGCGAACGGTTCCGCACCGGCGAGCACAGGCATGGCATCCGCCCCTTCCTCCCGAACGCGGCCCCATCGTCGCACGCCCGGGCCCGCTCGGGGAGCCGCCCGTGCCCGCCGTCCTCCTGCTGTGACCTCCCGCCCAGTGCGCAGGCGGCCGTTGTGCGGTTGGACGGCGTTTCCTACCCTGGACCCGGCAGGGAGTCGGGGCAGGTAGGAGGGCGTGCCGAGTGGTGTACCGGTTGCTGAAGTACGTGCTGCTCGGGCCGTTGCTCAAGCTCCTGTGGCCCACGAAGGTGACCGGGGCGGAGAACGTCCCCGACACCGGCGGCGCCATCCTGGCCAGCAACCACCTCGCCGTCGCCGACTCGTTCTTCATGCCGCTGCGGGTCAAGCGCCGCGTCACCTTCCCGGCGAAGCAGGAGTACTTCACGGAGAAGGGGCTCAAGGGCACCCTCAAGAAGTGGTTCTTCACCGGCGCGGGCCAGATCCCGATCGACCGCTCCGGCGGCTCGGCCGCCCAGGCCGCGCTCGACACCGCGATCCGGCTGCTGCGCGAGGGCAACCTGCTGGGCATCTACCCGGAGGGCACGCGCTCGCCCGACGGCCGCCTGTACAAGGGCAAGACCGGCGTCGCCCGCGTCGCGCTGGAGGCCGGGGTCCCGGTCATCCCGGTCGCGATGGTCGGCACCGACAAGGTCAACCCGATCGGGTCGAAGATGTGGCGTCCCCGCCGCCTGGAGATCCGGTTCGGCAGGCCGCTGGACTTCTCGCGGTACGCGGGGCTGTCCGGGGACCGGTTCGTCGAGCGGTCCATCACCGACGAGATCATGTACGCCCTGATGGAACTGTCCGGCCAGGAGTACGTCGACATCTACGCCGCCAAGGCCAAGGAACTGATGGCTGCGGAGGCCGCCGGGGTGCGCGCCGTGGTGCCCGCGCAGTCCGGGGCGCCCCAGTCCGACCGGGTACCGGAGACCAGGGCCGGTTGAGCGTCTGACTAAGGTGCTCCGGTGCGGTTCTTCTACGACACCGAGTTCATCGAGGACGGCGTGACGATCGATCTGGTCTCGATCGGTGTCGTGGACGAACGGGGACGCGAGTTCTACGCGGTGTCCACCGACTTCGACCCGGCCAAGGCCGGCCCCTGGGTGCGGGAGAACGTCCTGCCGAAGCTGCCGTCCCCGGGCGACCAGGCGTGGCGCAGCCGCGCACGGATCCGGGCCGACCTGCTGGAGTTCTTCGGGCGGCCGCACGGCGGGATCGAGCTGTGGGCCTGGTACGCCGCCTACGACCACGTCGCGCTGGCCCAGCTGTGGGGCACGATGCCCGAACTGCCCCGCCAGCTGCCCCGCTTCACCCGGGACCTGCGGCAGCGGTGGGAGGACGTCGGCAAACCGAAGCTGCCCCTGCCACCGGCGGACGCGCACGACGCGCTGGCCGACGCCCGGTTCAACCTGGAGCGGTGGCGGATCATCGACGAGGTGCGGCGGCGCAAGGGTTTCCCGCTCTGAGACCGCACGCACCCCGCCGGGGACCCCGCGGTCAGCGCCGCGCGGCCACCGCCTCCGCGAGCCGGTCCAGCAGCCCGGCCGTGCTCGGCCAGTCCAGGCAGGCGTCGGTGATGGACTGCCCGTAGGTCAGGTCCCCGGCGCGCCCCAGCACCAGGTCCTGCCGCCCGGCTTCCAGGAAGCTCTCCAGCATGATCCCGGCGATCCCGCGTTCCCCGGCGGCGATGCGATCCGCGATCTCCCCCGCCACCACGCCCTGCCGCACGTGGTCCTTGCCGCTGTTGCCGTGGCTCGCGTCGATGATCACCCGTTCCGGCAGCCCGGCCTTCGCCTGCCGGGCCAGCGTGCCGGCGACCGTCGCCGCGTCGTAGTTCGGTCCGGCCGAGCCGCCACGCAGGATCACGTGGCAGTCCGGGTTGCCCGCGGTGGTGAACAGCGCGGCCAGGCCGTCGTCGTTGATCCCGGCGAACACGTGGCTCGCCGCGGCGGCCCGCGTCGCGTCGATCGCCACCTGCACGTCGCCCTCGGTGGAGTTCTTGATGCCGACCGGCATCGACAGCGCGCTGCACAGCTGCCGGTGCACCTGGCTCGCCGCGGTCCGGGCGCCGATCGAGCCCCAGCTCACCGTGTCGGCGATGAACTGCGGCGTGATCGGGTCGAGGAACTCGCACCCGACCGGCAGGCCCAGCGCGGAGATGTCGAGCAGCAGTTTGCGCGCCAGGCGCAGCCCCTTGTTGACCGAGTAGGTGCCGTCCAGGTCCGGGTCGTTGATCAAGCCTTTCCAGCCCAGCGTGGTGCGCGGCTTCTCGAAGTACACGCGCATGATCACGTGCAGTTCGTCGCGCAGCTCCGTGGTGTGCGCGGCCAGCCGGTGCGCGTAGTCGAGCGCGGCGGCCGGGTCGTGCACCGAGCACGGCCCGACGACGACGATCAGCCGGTCGTCCGCGCCGTCGAGGATGTCGACGGTGGCGGCCCGGCCCTGCGCGACCGTCTTGGCGACCGCCGCGTCCACCGGCAGCTCCTGCCGGAGCAGGGCGGGGGAGATCAGCGGGCTGACGCCGAGCGTGCGCTGGTTGTCGAGGGCCGCGCTGGTGTCCGCGGGGCCTGCGCTGGGCGTCGTTGCGCGGGAGGTCGTTGCGGGGGGTGTCATGTGCGGGGGGTGTCCTTTCGGTGCCCGGCCCGCGGGAGTCCCTGACGAGCCGGTCGGTCATCCGGCTCCAGGGTGGAAGGTCAGCGCGCAGCGAGGCCGCCGGCTGGCCCACCCAGGGCCGGCCCGCTGAACCAGAAATACCGCTGCACGTCGGCCACCCTAGCAGCCGACCCGACCCCTTGACCGATCAAGGGTGGCGACCGCTACGCTGGCGGAGGTCAGGTGTGACCAGCACTACTTTTCGGAGGTCTGATCAGATGCGTGTCGGCGTGCTGACCGGTGGCGGCGACTGCCCCGGGCTCAACGCGGTGATCCGCGCGGTCGTCCGCAAGGGCATCGAGACCCACGGCTGGGAGATCGTGGGCTTCCGCTCCGGCTGGCGCGGCCCGCTGACCGGGGACAGCCGCCCGCTCGGTCTCGCCGACGTCGAGGAGATCCTCAGCCGCGGCGGCACCATCCTCGGATCCTCGCGCACGAACCCGTACCGCGAGGAGGGCGGCGTCGAGCGGATCAAGTCCGTGCTGGCCGAGCAGGGCGTGGACGCGCTCGTCGCGATCGGCGGCGAGGACACGCTGGGCGTGGCGAAGAAGCTCACCGACGACGGCATCGGCGTGGTGGGCGTGCCCAAGACCATCGACAACGACCTCGCCGCCACCGACTACACGTTCGGCTTCGACACCGCGGTGCACATCGCCACCGAGGCCATCGACCGGCTGCGCACCACCGCCGAGTCGCACTACCGCGCGATGGTCGTCGAGGTCATGGGACGGCACGCGGGCTGGATCGCGCTGCACGCCGGCCTCGCCGGCGGCGCCAACGTGATCCTCGTGCCGGAGCGGCCGTTCTCCGTCGAGCAGGTCGTCGAGTGGGTCGAGCGGCGCTTCGAGAAGATGTACGCACCGATCATCGTGGTCGCCGAGGGCGCGGTGCCGGAGGGCGGCGCCGAGGTGCTCAAGACCGGGGCGAAGGACGCGTTCGGGCACGTCCAGCTCGGTGGGGTGGGCACCTGGCTCGCGGACGAGATCGCGGCCCGCACCGGCAAGGAGTCCCGCGCGGTGGTGCTCGGCCACACCCAGCGCGGCGGCACCCCGACGGCCTACGACCGGGTGCTCGCCACCCGGTTCGGCCTGCACGCCGTGGACGCGGTCGCCGACGGCGACTTCGGCACGATGGTCGCGTTGCGCGGCACCGACATCGCGCGGGTCAAGCTCGCCGAGGCGACCGCGGAGCTGAAGACCGTGCCGCCGGAGCGGTACCAGGAGGCCGAGGTCTTCTTCGGCTGATCCAGCGGATCAGCCCGGCATACCGACCTGGGGCGCGACGGTTTCCGCCGTCGCGCCCCCGGTTTTTCGCCGCCTCGCCCGCGCCTATCGTGGCGCGGTGACGAAGTTCGCCGGATTCGGAGAGCACGCGGTCGAGTTCTACGACGGGCTGAGCGCGGACAACTCGAAGGCGTACTGGGCCGACCACGTCGAGGTCTACCGGTCGGACGTGCGCGCCCCGATGGAGGCGCTGATCGCCGAGCTGACGCCCGAGTTCGGTCCCGGCTTCGGCGAGGGCAAGGTGTTCCGCCCCTACCGCGACGTGCGGTTCGCCCGGGACAAGACCCCGTACAAGACCCATTGCGGCGGCGTGGTCGAGCAGGGCCGTGGCGGCGGCGCGTACTACGTCGAGGTGTCCTCGGCCGGGTTGCGGGTCGGCGGCGGGTGCTTCCACCTCCAGTCCGACCAGCTGGCCCGCTTCCGGCAGGCGGTCGGCACCGAGATCCACGGCGCCGCGCTCGCGGGCATCCTCGCCCGCCTGCGCCGGGCCGGCTGGACCGTCACCGGGGACGCGCTGAAGACCAAACCACGCGGCTACCCCGATGACCATCCGCGCCTCGACCTGCTCAGGCACCGCTCGCTGTACGCCGTCCGCTCCTGGGAACCGGACGACACCCTGCACGAACGCGCCTGCCTGGAGCGGGTGCGCACGGCGTGGCGGCAGCTGCGGCCGTTCAACGAGTGGGCCCGCGACCACGTCGGGGTGAGCGCGAAGCCGCGTCGCTGACCGCGTCACCGCATCGGGTCCCCGCTCCGGATCCCCCGAACGAGTTAAATCCGGCCCGGCGCCCCTTGCCGCCCCCTGAGCAGCCGTGATGCCGCTCACTGGTGAACTTTGCTGAACCGTTCGAGAGATCGGTACAGACGTGCGCGGGGAAAGGGACTACGCTACGGGGACGTGAGCCGACGCGCGAAGATCGTATGCACGATGGGACCCGCCACCGCGACCGCGGAGAAGGTGCGCGCCCTAGTCGACGCCGGAATGGACGTGGCGCGCCTGAACTTCAGCCACGGCAGCCACGGCGACCACAAGCAGGTGTACGACCTGATCCGGGAGGCCGCGGCCGAGAGCGGGCGCGCCGTCGGCGTCCTCGCCGACCTGCAGGGCCCGAAGATCCGGCTCGGCACCTTCGCCGGTGGCCCGGTGGAGTGGCGCACCGGGGACGTGGTGCGCATCACCGTGGAGGACGTGGCCGGTACCCACGACCGGGTGTCCACCACCTACCGGGGCCTGGCCAGGGACGCCAAGCCGGGTGACCGCCTGCTGGTCGACGACGGCAAGGTGGGCCTGGTGGTCCAGGGTGTCGAGGGGCCGGACGTGGTCTGCGAGGTCACCGAGGGCGGCCCGGTCAGCAACAACAAGGGCGTCTCGCTGCCCGGCATGGACGTCTCGGTGCCGGCGCTGTCCGACAAGGACGTCGAGGACCTGGAGTTCGCGCTCGAGCTGGGCGCCGACTTCATCGCGTTGTCCTTCGTCCGCTCGCCCGCCGACATCGACCTGGTGCACCAGGTGATGGACCGCGTGGGCAAGGGGCGCCGCCCGGTCATCGCGAAACTGGAGAAGCCCGAGGCGGTCTACAACCTCGAGGCCATCGTGCTGGCCTTCGACGGCGTCATGGTCGCCCGCGGCGACCTGGGCGTCGAGCTCCCCCTGGAGCAGGTGCCCCTGGTGCAGAAGCGGGCGATCCAGATCGCCCGGGAGAACGCCAAGCCGGTCATCGTGGCGACCCAGATGCTCGACTCGATGATCAACAACTCGCGGCCGACCCGCGCCGAGGCCTCCGACGTGGCCAACGCGGTGCTCGACGGCGCGGACGCGGTCATGCTCTCCGGCGAGACCAGCGTGGGCCGCTACCCGATCGAGACGGTGCAGACCATGTCCCGGATCGTGGAGGCGGTTGAGGCCGACACCCCGGTCGTGCCGCCGCTGTCGCACGTGCCGCGCACCAAGCGGGGCGTGATCTCCTACGCGGCCAAGGACATCGGCGAGCGGCTCAACGCGAAGGCACTGGTCGCTTTCACCCAGTCCGGTGACACGGTCCGCAGGCTGGCCCGGTTGCACACGCGGCTGCCGCTGCTGGCGTTCACGCCCGAGGAGAGCGTGCGCAGCCAGCTGTCGCTGACCTGGGGTACCTACACCGAGCTGGTGCCGTCGGTGGACTCGACCGACCGGATGATCAAGCAGGTGGACCGCGCGATGCTGGAGACCGGCCGCTACCAGCCGGGTGACCTGGTCGTCATCGTGGCCGGCTCGCCGCCGGGCACCGTCGGTTCGACCAACCTGATCCGGGTGCACAAGCTCGGTGAGGACGACCACGCCTGACACGTCGGTCCCGGCCGCGCCCCGTAGGCTTCCGGCATGACTGAGCTGGCGCGGGACGCGGCCGCCGGACTGGACGCCCAGGAGGGCGCCGGCGGGCAGGCGGTGCTCGACAACCTCGTCGCGCTGCTGGACCTCGAGCGCATCGAGGAGGACATCTTCCGCGGGGTCAGCCCGCCGCACTCGCCGGTGCGCGTGTTCGGCGGCCAGGTCGCCGGGCAGGCCCTGGTCGCCGCCGGGCGGACGGTGCCACCGGAGCGGAAGGTGCACTCGCTGCACGCGTACTTCATCCGCGGCGGCGACCCGCGGGTGCCGATCGTGTACGAGGTCGACCGCATCCGGGACGGCCGGTCGTTCACCACCCGCCGGGTGGTGGCGGTCCAGCACGGCAAGGCGATCTTCGCGTTGTCCGCGTCGTTCCAGAAGTCCGAGCCGGGGCTGGAGCACGCGGCCGCGATGCCGCAGGTGCCGGACCCGGAGTCCCTGCCGACCTACGCCGAGCGGATCCGCGCGGTCCCGCAGGCGCTGCCGGACTTCCGCGAGCGCCCACGGCCGATCGACATCCGCTACGTCAACGACCCGCCGTGGGTGACGCGGCAGACCGGCGAGCGGCCGGACCGCAACCAGGTGTGGATGCGCGCGGACGGGGTGCTCCCGGACGATCCGCTGCTGCACGTGTGCGTGCTGACCTACGCCTCGGACATGACGCTGCTGGACTCGCCGCTGGCCCGGCACGGCGTGTACTGGGACCTGGACCGGGTGCTCGGCGCGAGCCTGGACCACGCGCTGTGGTTCCACCGGCCGTTCCGCGCGGACGAATGGTTCCTCTACGACACCGAGTCGCCCTCGGCGTCCGGCGGGCGCGGACTGGCGACCGGCCGGTTCTTCAGCCGCGACGGGCAGCTGCTGGCGACCGTGGTGCAGGAGGGTCTGCTGCGCGTGCTGCCGCCGGACGGCCGGCCGGGCTGACGGGTCAGGCCAGCGGGCTCAGCGACCTCGGCGATGCTGCGCGGCGCCGGTGCTTGGTCCGTGGCCGCACCACGTCCTCGATCGCCGGCCCCAGGCTGAGCTGCGCCGCGAGGTAGGCCCGGCACGGGGTGCGCCCGCGGCGCCGGAACAACAGCCGCGACACACGGCCGCGGCACACCGGGCAGTGGCCCCGTGCGTCGGGGGCGTGCGTGGCGAGCGTGGCGCGCAGCGCCTCCACCAGGCGCGGGATCTCCCGGGCGGCGAGCTCGGCCGCCCCGTCGCGGTCGGCGAGGCCGGCCGACCGGCGGAGATCGTCCAGCCTGCGGTGCACGGACGTCTGGAGTGGACCGACGATGGTGCCACGGTCGAGCACGCCGCCTCCTGGGAGTTGATTTCGCGGAGGCGAGACTACCGGGGCACTCTGCAACTTGCAGGACGCTGTGGGCGGAAGATACCTCGTCGGGGTGAGAGAGGCAGGCGGAACATCCCGATCCGGCTGGTTAGATGGAACGCGTTGTCCACGAGCCCGGAGGAACGCGCGGGCCGGAGTGGAGGAGCGCACATGAGCCGGGGTCAGGGTCCCACGATCCGCAGACGACGGCTGGCGAGCGAACTGCGCCGGTTGCGGGAGACCGCGGACTTCACCATCGACGAGGTCGCCGAGAAGCTCGAATGCTCGGCGTCGAAGATCAGCCGCATCGAGACCGGGCACGTCGGGGTGACGCCGCGGGACGCGCGCGACATGCTGGAGTTGTACGGCATCGTCGGCGACGAGCGGGAAGCGCTCGTGCAGCTCGCCCGCGAGGCCCGCAAACCGGGCTGGTGGCAGGCGTACAAGGAGGTTTTCACCGGCACCTTCGTCGGGCTGGAGGCCGACGCCAGCTCGCTGCGGGCGTTCCAGGCGCTGCTCGTGCCCGGGCTGCTGCAGACCGAGGCGTACGCGCGCGCCGTCATCCGCGCCATGCGGCCGGACGCCGACGAGTCCGACATCCAGCGCCGCGTCGCCGCGCGCACCGCGCGCCAGCAGCTGCTGACCGACGAGAACCCGCCGTCGTACTGGGCCGTCATCGACGAGGCGGTGCTGCACCGCGTGGTCGGCGGCGCGGAGGTGATGGCGCACCAGGCCCACCGGCTGCTGACCGTCGCGCAGCTGCCCCACGTGACGATCCAGGTGGTCCCGTTCGGCGCCGGCGCCCACCCGGGCATGGAGGGACCGTTCCTCATCCTCGGCTTCCCGGAGCAGGCCGACCCCGACGTGGTGTACCTGGACAGCACCTCCGGTGGCTTCTTCCTCGAACTACCCCCCGATGTTCGCCGATACATCCTCATGTTCGATCATCTCCGTGCGGCGGCACTCAAACCGGACGACTCGATCGAAGTGATCGCCGCGGCGGTCGAACGCTTTTCCGGATGACCGCGGCCGGGGAGTCGCCCGGGTGTTGCCCGGGAAGTGAGGAGCGGGGAGAACATGTCCCATGTGGATCCGGGCGCCGTGGTGTGGCGCAAGAGCAGTCACAGCGGCGGCGGGAACGACTGCGTCGAGGTCGCGGTGATCGCCGGGGGCGTCGGCGTGCGTGACTCCAAGAACCCGGATGCCGGCGAGCTGCACGTGTCCGCCGAGAGCTGGCGCGGCCTGCTCCGCGCGGTGGGTGCGCTCGACCGCGCCTGAGTGAGCTGACCGGACGACCCCTTACCCCGCCGGGCGGAGGATGCGGC
Proteins encoded in this window:
- a CDS encoding DUF427 domain-containing protein; the protein is MTTDARGRVRTEPGTKRVRAVFGGQVVADTLRPLLVWEVPYYPAYYIPRKDVRDDYLVATGETAHSPSRGDAEVLTVRVGDREAPAAALDYTGSPLDGLAGHVRLDFGAMDSWFEEDEEIFVHPRDPHTRVDILASSRHVRIEIDGVTVAESRSPRLLFETGLPTRYYLPKTDVRLDLLEPSDTITRCPYKGEAGYYSVRVGDTLHEDVVWYYRAPLPESQKVQGLVAFYDEKVDVYLDGVRQERPRTKFA
- a CDS encoding MarR family winged helix-turn-helix transcriptional regulator, with protein sequence MQFVLLATTWWMNTHGEVPNQLTLAGRAGTDVKMASQVLRKLEDKDLIRREVDRADTRAKRLRTTARGAELAREAVERVEGVDGAFFRSVPDTGALIGMLRTLAAAGPG
- a CDS encoding MBL fold metallo-hydrolase, yielding MSDERLYFRQLLSGRDFAVGNPVARQMANFAYLIGDRETREAVIVDPAYAVGDLLDVLAADDMRLAGVLATHHHPDHVGGTMMGFTLAGLPELLARESVPVHVNRNETDWVQRVTGVSATDLTGHDHDDVVEVGAIAIRLLHTPGHTPGSQCFLVGDRLVAGDTLFLEGCGRTDFPGGDAEAMYHSLRWLAGLAGDPVVYPGHQYSPAPSAPLSTVRENNFVYRPRNLDEWKTMFGG
- a CDS encoding glycerate kinase, giving the protein MSRPRVIVAPDKFKGTLPADQVAAAIASGLRRGRGDAEVVECPIADGGDGTVAAAVAAGFEFVPARASGPAGEPVGTGYARRGGTAVIELAAVSGLALLDEPAPLTATTLGVGELMRAALDAGATRLVLGLGGSSSTDGGTGLLRALGARLLDEDGDELPLGGAALRRLARVDLDGLDARVRDVELLVASDVDNPLLGEHGAAAVYGPQKGAAPEDVDLLESALHRLAEVVRAHGADVANVPGAGAAGGTGFALALLGASFRPGIDVVLELTGLADKLPGADLVITGEGSLDEQTLRGKGPAGIAAAAAERGIPVVALAGRTTLAPDALTAAGFTAAYALTDIEPDVRRCLSDPAPLLARLGERVAREFL
- a CDS encoding alpha/beta hydrolase is translated as MPVLAGAEPFAHTGSAEVGVLLCHGFTGTPQSLRGWAEHLAAHDFTVRLPRLPGHGTTWQEMNKTGWPEWYGAVEREFLELRERCASVFVFGQSMGGTLALRIAQQHGDAVAGLVLVNPSVTRLSWDTKLLPVLSKVVPWSRGVANDIAKPGVTELAYDRVPVRAAASLSRLWKLVRADLPKVTQPLLLLHSLVDHVVEPENARIVLDGVRSRDVTEVVLEKSFHVATLDHDAPLVFRRSVDFVEAVRDPGQVGAR
- a CDS encoding 1-acyl-sn-glycerol-3-phosphate acyltransferase; its protein translation is MVYRLLKYVLLGPLLKLLWPTKVTGAENVPDTGGAILASNHLAVADSFFMPLRVKRRVTFPAKQEYFTEKGLKGTLKKWFFTGAGQIPIDRSGGSAAQAALDTAIRLLREGNLLGIYPEGTRSPDGRLYKGKTGVARVALEAGVPVIPVAMVGTDKVNPIGSKMWRPRRLEIRFGRPLDFSRYAGLSGDRFVERSITDEIMYALMELSGQEYVDIYAAKAKELMAAEAAGVRAVVPAQSGAPQSDRVPETRAG
- a CDS encoding polyadenylate-specific 3'-exoribonuclease AS, which encodes MRFFYDTEFIEDGVTIDLVSIGVVDERGREFYAVSTDFDPAKAGPWVRENVLPKLPSPGDQAWRSRARIRADLLEFFGRPHGGIELWAWYAAYDHVALAQLWGTMPELPRQLPRFTRDLRQRWEDVGKPKLPLPPADAHDALADARFNLERWRIIDEVRRRKGFPL
- a CDS encoding 3-deoxy-7-phosphoheptulonate synthase; the encoded protein is MTPPATTSRATTPSAGPADTSAALDNQRTLGVSPLISPALLRQELPVDAAVAKTVAQGRAATVDILDGADDRLIVVVGPCSVHDPAAALDYAHRLAAHTTELRDELHVIMRVYFEKPRTTLGWKGLINDPDLDGTYSVNKGLRLARKLLLDISALGLPVGCEFLDPITPQFIADTVSWGSIGARTAASQVHRQLCSALSMPVGIKNSTEGDVQVAIDATRAAAASHVFAGINDDGLAALFTTAGNPDCHVILRGGSAGPNYDAATVAGTLARQAKAGLPERVIIDASHGNSGKDHVRQGVVAGEIADRIAAGERGIAGIMLESFLEAGRQDLVLGRAGDLTYGQSITDACLDWPSTAGLLDRLAEAVAARR